In the genome of Leptospira saintgironsiae, one region contains:
- a CDS encoding 1,2-dihydroxy-3-keto-5-methylthiopentene dioxygenase codes for MATIIQKPGLPEIKDNTEVKSFLNKRGIEYDHWPVPSASNPLTDKLTLVDDEKEALLKNLDNRFETLKEKEGYQSRDLIVLHPQVPGLNEMLAKFDKVHYHTDDEVRYIVDGSGIFGFALSGEKFLVRVEKDDFISVPKNTNHWFTLDENKRIKAVRYFQDMSGWVPNYVEETTALV; via the coding sequence ATGGCGACTATTATCCAAAAACCGGGACTACCGGAAATTAAAGACAATACTGAAGTTAAATCTTTCCTAAATAAAAGAGGGATCGAGTACGATCATTGGCCAGTTCCAAGTGCCTCTAATCCTCTTACTGATAAATTAACTCTTGTAGATGATGAGAAAGAAGCTCTTCTCAAAAATTTGGACAACCGTTTCGAAACCTTAAAAGAAAAAGAAGGGTATCAATCTAGAGATCTGATCGTTCTTCATCCACAAGTTCCTGGCTTAAACGAGATGTTGGCCAAATTTGATAAAGTCCATTATCATACTGACGACGAAGTTCGTTATATAGTAGATGGATCCGGGATTTTTGGATTCGCACTTTCTGGCGAAAAATTTTTAGTAAGAGTAGAGAAGGATGATTTCATCTCGGTTCCTAAAAATACAAACCACTGGTTCACTCTAGACGAGAACAAAAGAATCAAAGCAGTCCGTTATTTCCAAGACATGAGCGGCTGGGTTCCTAATTACGTAGAAGAAACTACGGCTCTAGTTTAA
- the efp gene encoding elongation factor P, translated as MNLGITEVRKGMVLKVEGELYSVVKSEFVNPGKGSAFIRTKLKNLVRSSSIERTFKAAEKLESVELEKRQMTICYSEGDDIIFMDTNDFEQLPVSKEYLEDILPFLKEETAMEVSFYEGKPIGVTPPNFAILQVTYAEEGLKGDTSGTALKRVTVETGGEINVPIFIKQGDSIRIDLRDLTYVERVNK; from the coding sequence ATGAACTTAGGCATTACTGAAGTTAGAAAAGGAATGGTTCTAAAGGTAGAAGGAGAACTTTATTCCGTTGTAAAAAGTGAATTCGTGAATCCAGGAAAGGGTTCTGCCTTTATCCGCACAAAATTAAAGAACCTGGTTCGTAGTAGTTCTATCGAAAGGACCTTCAAGGCTGCGGAAAAATTAGAATCTGTAGAATTGGAAAAGAGACAGATGACCATCTGTTACTCCGAGGGTGATGATATCATCTTCATGGATACTAACGATTTCGAACAGCTTCCAGTTTCCAAAGAATATCTAGAAGATATCCTACCATTCTTAAAAGAAGAAACCGCTATGGAGGTTTCCTTCTACGAAGGTAAACCAATCGGAGTGACTCCTCCAAACTTTGCGATCCTGCAAGTAACTTATGCGGAAGAAGGTCTCAAAGGTGATACCTCTGGAACCGCTCTCAAAAGAGTAACTGTAGAAACAGGCGGAGAGATTAACGTACCTATTTTTATTAAACAAGGAGATTCTATCCGGATCGACTTGAGAGATCTTACCTACGTGGAAAGGGTAAATAAATAA
- a CDS encoding phosphate ABC transporter substrate-binding protein, producing the protein MKQKLTLLLLLFTVLTVANCKKEPLLITGSETMHTLLNVVAAGYAKKNPNIEVTVQGGGSFEGIEKLFEAKTDIAASSRPLTPEEQTQFERKGRFENVLIGYDGIAVVVNPANSVSKLTLEQISKIFSGEIKDWSQVGGKPGPIHVVLRNDKSGTAAYFETHILRQRDLGEKEYQASKKKEFTNDSKVVADNDTMADLIEKDTAAIGFMGMGSAQIQNKGKVKAVPYSKTGKDPFVEPNIQNVSERKYKLSRGLYLFYLSDRGKKIDEFITYITSEEGQAMVLKSGYLRSTLSTVEVEAIKP; encoded by the coding sequence ATGAAACAAAAATTAACGCTCTTACTCCTACTGTTTACCGTGCTAACGGTTGCCAATTGCAAAAAAGAACCCTTACTGATCACCGGCTCCGAAACCATGCATACATTACTGAACGTGGTAGCGGCTGGATACGCTAAGAAGAATCCTAATATAGAAGTGACCGTCCAAGGGGGAGGCTCCTTCGAAGGGATTGAAAAATTATTCGAAGCCAAGACTGATATAGCTGCTTCTTCCAGACCTTTAACTCCAGAAGAACAAACCCAATTCGAAAGAAAGGGAAGGTTCGAGAATGTACTCATCGGTTATGATGGGATCGCTGTAGTAGTGAACCCAGCAAACTCTGTTTCTAAACTTACCTTGGAACAGATCTCCAAAATATTTTCCGGAGAGATAAAAGATTGGTCCCAAGTTGGCGGAAAACCTGGACCAATCCATGTTGTTCTAAGAAACGATAAGAGTGGAACTGCAGCTTATTTCGAAACTCATATCTTAAGACAAAGAGACTTGGGAGAAAAAGAATACCAAGCCTCTAAAAAGAAAGAATTCACGAATGATTCCAAGGTAGTTGCGGATAACGATACGATGGCAGATCTGATCGAGAAAGATACTGCTGCAATTGGTTTTATGGGAATGGGAAGCGCACAGATCCAGAACAAAGGAAAAGTGAAAGCAGTTCCTTATTCCAAAACTGGAAAGGATCCTTTTGTGGAGCCGAACATCCAAAATGTCTCCGAAAGAAAATACAAACTCTCTAGAGGATTGTACCTATTTTATCTCTCCGATAGAGGTAAAAAAATTGATGAGTTCATTACTTATATCACTTCGGAAGAAGGACAAGCTATGGTCCTGAAAAGCGGTTATTTAAGAAGTACTTTAAGTACTGTAGAAGTAGAAGCGATCAAACCATAA